In Xanthocytophaga agilis, a genomic segment contains:
- a CDS encoding FecR family protein, protein MKDYKFYKEEDFIEDEDFRSWVYFTTPETESFWQEWINLNPEQQETITTARQWLLDIRGEQLPLPEKYVHTKVTQLLGAIEQRSEPDSKPVRQIGRAWWIAAASAIFLIGVSVWLYLYESGNRQQPILGTLFDAIHTFDRQEERVVINTEKRPKVIILSDSSRVTLYPDSRLVYRTLFDEKKREVKLSGEAFFEITKDPNKPFLVYANEVVTKVLGTSFHIKAHESDKLVIVSVHTGKVSVFQNTTTPINLPEGKTTALLLRPNQQATFFRKEARLIRTLIDKPMILDSLVLPPNFTFKHTPIAKVFSTLEKAYHVTIVYDKDKMATCTLTARLSDESLYQKLDWICAGTNSTYQIVDGQIVVQSQGCQ, encoded by the coding sequence ATGAAGGATTATAAATTTTATAAGGAAGAAGATTTTATCGAAGACGAAGATTTTCGATCCTGGGTATATTTTACTACTCCAGAGACGGAATCTTTCTGGCAAGAGTGGATAAATCTGAATCCAGAGCAGCAGGAAACGATAACAACAGCTCGCCAATGGCTGCTGGATATTCGGGGAGAGCAATTACCCCTACCAGAAAAATATGTGCATACTAAAGTAACACAGTTGCTGGGCGCTATCGAACAACGTTCCGAGCCGGATTCAAAACCTGTCAGACAGATAGGTAGAGCATGGTGGATTGCTGCAGCTTCTGCTATATTTCTCATTGGGGTAAGTGTGTGGTTATATCTATATGAATCTGGAAATAGGCAGCAACCTATACTAGGAACATTATTTGACGCAATACATACCTTTGATCGTCAGGAAGAACGTGTTGTTATTAACACTGAGAAAAGGCCTAAGGTAATCATTCTAAGTGATAGCAGTCGTGTTACACTCTATCCTGATAGCCGTCTGGTTTATCGTACTCTATTTGATGAAAAGAAAAGAGAAGTTAAATTAAGTGGAGAAGCCTTTTTTGAGATTACCAAAGATCCTAACAAGCCTTTTTTGGTATATGCCAATGAAGTGGTTACAAAAGTACTTGGGACTAGTTTTCATATTAAAGCTCATGAAAGCGATAAATTGGTAATTGTTAGTGTACATACTGGAAAAGTATCTGTCTTTCAAAATACAACTACTCCTATAAACTTGCCAGAAGGGAAAACGACTGCCTTGTTATTAAGACCCAATCAGCAGGCTACTTTTTTCAGAAAAGAAGCTCGTCTGATACGTACACTCATTGACAAGCCTATGATTCTGGATTCACTGGTATTGCCTCCAAATTTTACATTTAAACATACTCCTATTGCAAAGGTATTTTCTACATTAGAAAAAGCATATCATGTAACGATTGTCTATGATAAAGACAAGATGGCAACCTGTACATTAACAGCTCGCCTCAGTGATGAGTCATTGTATCAGAAGTTGGATTGGATATGTGCAGGAACTAATTCTACATACCAGATTGTAGACGGACAAATAGTGGTTCAAAGCCAAGGTTGTCAGTAA